In the Loxodonta africana isolate mLoxAfr1 chromosome 1, mLoxAfr1.hap2, whole genome shotgun sequence genome, one interval contains:
- the LOC100664889 gene encoding olfactory receptor 10C1-like codes for MNLSCSSWQDYGISIKHFAFAKFSEVTEDCFLLFTLILLMFLASVIGNALIVLTIWTNPVLHTPMYFFLANLSLLEIGYTCSVIPKMLQSLVSEARGISREGCATQMFFFILFGISECCLLAAMAFDRYMAICSPLHYAARMSRGVCAHLAMVSWGVGCMISLGQTNYIFSLNFCGPCEINHFFCDLPPILALACGDTSHNEAAVFVVTILCISSPFLLITASYGRILAAVLVMPSPEGRHKALSTCSSHLLIVTLFYGSGSVTYLRPKASHSPGVDKLLALFYTVVTSMLNPIIYSLRNKDVKAALRRTLSKKKVLTPSQVFVVKRARRKRLSIPPSWFLSKS; via the coding sequence ATGAACCTCAGTTGTTCCTCTTGGCAGGATTATGGCATTTCTATCAAACACTTTGCATTTGCCAAATTCTCTGAGGTCACTGAAGACTGTTTCCTCCTGTTTACCCTCATCTTACTCATGTTCTTAGCATCAGTGATAGGAAATGCTCTCATAGTCCTCACCATTTGGACCAACCCAgtcctccacactcccatgtacttcttcctggcCAATTTGTCCCTCTTGGAGATTGGCTACACTTGCTCTGTCATACCCAAGATGCTGCAGAGTCTTGTGAGTGAGGCTCGAGGGATCTCTCGGGAGGGCTGTGCCACAcagatgtttttctttatattatttGGTATTAGTGAATGCTGCCTTTTGGCAGCCATGGCTTTTGATCGCTATATGGCCATATGCTCACCACTCCACTATGCAGCACGAATGAGTCGTGGAGTGTGTGCCCATTTGGCAATGGTTTCTTGGGGGGTGGGATGCATGATCAGTCTGGGCCAGACCAATTATATTTTCTCCTTGAACTTCTGTGGTCCCTGTGAGATAaaccacttcttctgtgacctCCCACCCATCCTGGCACTTGCTTGTGGGGATACATCCCATAATGAGGCTGCAGTCTTTGTTGTGACCATCCTTTGCATTTCCAGCCCATTTTTACTGATCACTGCTTCCTATGGCAGAATTCTAGCTGCTGTACTGGTCATGCCATCACCTGAAGGCCGCCATAAAGCTCTTTCTACCTGTTCTTCCCACCTCCTTATAGTAACACTATTCTATGGCTCAGGATCTGTCACCTACCTGAGGCCCAAAGCTAGCCATTCACCAGGAGTGGACAAACTCCTAGCCCTTTTCTATACAGTGGTGACATCTATGCTTAACCCCATCATCTATAGTTTACGGAACAAGGATGTCAAGGCAGCCCTCCGAAGAACTCTCAGCAAGAAAAAAGTTTTGACTCCTAGTCAG